DNA sequence from the Paraburkholderia azotifigens genome:
ATGACCGAAGCAGAACTCGACGTCGTCTACACGCGGCTGTGCAAGACGATGACTCAACTCGGCGAGGGAAATGCGCCGCTGTTTCTCGCGCGCTTCGCGCTGCTCGCAATCGAGAAGATCGGCGATGCCGATGTGTCGTTGGGGTTGATCGACGCGGCAGGCGATGGAGCGGGTAGCTAGCGATACCTGTTTAGTGGAGACGACGCGCTGCTTGCGGCGCGTCCGTTTCACTCCGCTTCACGCTCTTCGCCAGTCTTTTCGCTTGCCGCCAGTTCCCTGATCAACGCATCGACAGCCACATACAGGTCGTCGACGACCTTCGCGCCGACCTGCTTCTCCAGCGCCTGATACTCCGCTTCCAGCAACGGCTTCATCCGCTCGACGACCTCCGCGCTCTGCGCCGTGAGCGACACGCGCACGCGCCGCTGATCGTCTTCGAAGCGCTCTTTCGTCACGTGGCCGAGATCTTCCATGCGTGCGAGCACGCCGGCGAGACTCGGACTCGAGATCGTGCACAGCGCGCACAATTGACGCGGCTCCAGCGGCCCGTTTTCGTGCAACGCACGAATGATGCGCCACTGCTGCTCGGTGAGTCCCTGCGCGGTCAGCAGCGGACGAAAGCGCGCCATCATAAGTTCGCGCGCACGCAGCAGCAGCATCGGCAGATTGCGATGCATCGCGTGCGGCGTGGCAGTATGAGAGTCAATGTGAGAGCGGGACGTCACCATCGATTCGATGCCTGAGAAAAGCGATTCGCTAGCATATAAGTAAATCGGCTTCGACGACAGCCGCGCACTACGGCTTTTCTTTAGGGCGCCTGGTATTTTCGAAGGCTTCGGCGGAATTTTGACGCTGGCTAGAATGAGGAAGTCGCGCGGCTGTGCAGTTGGAAAACAGGCCGACTGTCGCGTCCAGCCGACGAACGCGCCCAGGAGAAACCCTCGGAGGTATTTTCCCGACCGCGTGGTCGGTTTATTCTACGCAACCCGGCGTATTTTTTGAGATTGAGGACACCCGTGTACGTCCATCACCAGTTCTTCCACGATGCCGATGCGCACGCGGCCGCGCTGCGGGGCTGGGATCAGCGTTACGACCAGATCGGCTCGGGCGCGTTTCGCAGCGCGGTGAAGCAGATCGAGCTGGACGGCGTGCAGGTTTTCCACGAGTCGGCCAATCTGCGTGTCGTGCAGCGCGGACAGTTGCCCGTCAATCATATGACGTTTGGTATTCCGCTCGCGGGAGCGGGCGCGTTCTCGTTCGGCGGCGTGCGCATCGATCGCGGCGGCTTCGTGATGGCGCAAGGCGGCACGCCGTTCGAATTCCATTCGCCTGATGACATGGCGCTGATCGGCGTCGTCATCGATTCGGACATGCTGCAAGGCGTCGCCGATTGCGCGGGCGTCGATCTCGACGACAGCCTGTTTCGCCGGACCGTGATCGACATTCCGAATGCCGCGTGCACGCGCGCGGGCTTGCAACTCGCGACGCTGATCGAGCGCGTGCTCGCGCAGCCCGATGGTTTCAGCGATCTGCACGCGCAGACCGCGGTGCGCAATCAGGTGAACGAGGCGCTCGTCGATCTGCTCGCGTATCACGTGCCCACGTCATCGAACCGGCTGACGTATGCATGTCAGGCCGACATCGTGCGGCGCATTCATGACTTCGTGATCAACCATCCCGAAGAGCCGTTCGACATCCAGAGTCTCTGTACGCAATTGCGCGTGAGTCGGCGCACGGTGCAGAACAGCTTCCAGGCGGTCGTGCAAACCAATCCGCTGACCTACGTGCGGTCGTTGCGGCTCGCCCAGGTTCGGCGTCTGCTGCTCGACACGCGGCAGGCGGACCTGTCCGTCAGCGATGCCGCCGCGCAATGGGGCTTCGTGCATCTCGGGCATTTCGCCAATGCGTACAAGGCGCAGTTCGGCGAGTTGCCTTCGCACACGGCGCGCAGAACATCGCGCGTGAGCGTGGCGCGCTGAGCCTCCAGAAGGTCGGCATTCAATCGGAAAAAAAAATCCGCGTTCGCGAGAACGCGGATCTAAAGGCACGCTTGAGCGGAGACTGCAAGCGGCTTGATCGTCACACCCGTGACGAGGAGGTAGCCCGGATCGCGCTTACGCGTGGTTGTGCGCGGGATTGCGGCACACGCCCGCCTGCACGTTCGAATCGTTCCACGCGGAACCGAGGATGATGCTGCAGAAGTTCAGGCGTTTGTATTCCGGATCCTTCAGCGCGAGCACGTCGGCCTTGACGTTGCCGAACGTCGTCAGCGGCTTGTGCTTCGTGCCGTTCGCGAAGGCATCGATGATGTTTTCCTTGAAGCTCTCGCCGCGCGGATGCGCCGCGACGACCAGCTTGCGGTCTTCCGTCGAGAACTCGTCGTAGGCGAGACCCAGCACGTCCATTTCGACACCCGCCGTCACCAGCGCGACGACAGGCTTTTTGTACTGCGGGATGCCCGGCGTCGTATGCAGCGCGATCGCGTCCCACACCATGTCGATGTCGTTTTCGCCGATGCCATAGCCCTGCAGAAAATTGCGCGCGGCATTCGCGCCGTCCACTTCGAAGCGATCGTGCGCGCTGCTGTATTTCTCCATCAGACCCATGTCATGGAACATTGCGCCGATGTACAGCAACTCCGGGTCGTACTTCAGCTGCTTGCGCTCGCCCGTCAGCGCGCCGAACAGAAACACGCGACGCGAGTGGTGATAGAGCAGATCGGTCTCGGTGTCGCGCACCAGCTGCGTCGCTTCGCGCGCCATCTTGCTGTCGGGGATCTTGATGCCTGCGATGATTTCGCTCATTTGCGGTTCTCCAGAACTTGATCGACGGTGGCCGTTCGCTGTTTCGAAGTGTGCGATCGGCGGGTGATCAAAGTGTAGGGAGAGCCCCTGCGCGCGGCAAAAGCATTGATACGCGTGATGCTGCCAACCGCGCGCGGTTTTCTGCCAACCTCGCCGAGACGCGCTTGAGGTGAGGGTTTTCGGGAGACTCGCGTCGCGTCAGAGGCTGGCGAAATGGACTACGCCTGACGGTTCCGCGCGCGCACCGTGCGCGTGTACGACGCGATCATCGTCGCGAGTTCCTGCGCGGCGGGCGTGAGCGGCGCGGCGGCGCGCTGCAATACGCAGACGTCCTGCGCGGCGGCCCGCTCGCGCACATCGATCGTGGTCAACACGCGCGCGAACGGTCCGCGCTTCGTCACGACGGCCGCTTCGAGCGACAGGCAATCCGACTCGCTCACGAGATGCAGCGACTCGAACAGTCCTTCGACAGTCGAGACGATGCGCGGCGGCGCGAGACGATGACTCTTGAACAGATCGTTGAGCCGGTGCGCTTGCGGGTCATCGGTGAGATTGGGCGAGCGGGTCGCGATCCACGAGCAGTCCGCGAGTTCGGCCAGCGACTTCGCATTCGCCTTCGGATGACCGCGCCTGCATACGACGACGGGATCGGACGGATACAGCTTCGTCACGGAGAGATCGGTCGTGTCCGTGTGCTTCGCGACGAGCGCGACGGCGAAGTCGAGCGTGCCTTCGCGGATCCACTGAATCATCATCCGCGACGTGCCCGTGCGCATATGCACGTCGACGCGCGGAAAGCGCTCGCGAAACTCGGTCAGCACGGGCGCGCCGGCATCGATCAGCGGCTCGGTCGTCATGCCGAACGTGACCTGCCCCGCGTACTCGCCGCGCAGTTGCTGGGCTTCGTGTTCGGCGCGCGCGCATTCGCCGAGGATCGTCGCCGCCCGTTGCAGCATGCGTTGCCCGAGCGCGGTGAGCGCGATGCCGCGATTCGTGCGCGTGAAGAGCGTCGCACCGAGCATCGCCTCGAGATTCTGCAACTGCTGCGTGATGCCGCTTTGCGCGATGCCGAGTGCGCGCGACGCGGCGCGGATGCTGCCGTGCTCGGCGACGGCCGTGAAGACGCGGAGTTGTGAAATGGTCAGGGCCATTGTCGAAGGCGGCGCAGGTGGGTGATCGGTAAAAGTGATCATGATAGACAGATTTGCACTTTTTTGGATCACTGACGCATCGTAGGATCGATCGGAATTGCTCCTGTCACAGCCGATTAACAAGCCCCTTAAGCCCTCTAAGCCCTTTGGGTCCGTTAGCCATGAAGACTCCGCTGATCCTTCTCCTTGCTGCATTGGGTTTTGCCAGCCACGGCGCGTTCGCGCGCGACAACGACACAGTCCGTCTCGGCATCGACCCGACTTATCCGCCGATGGATGCGAAAGCGCCCGACGGCAGTCTCAAGGGTTTCGACGTCGATCTCGGCAATGAAATCTGCAAGCGCATTCACGCGCGCTGCGAGTGGGTCGAGCTGGAGTTCTCCGGCATGATTCCGGCGCTGCAGGCGCGCAAGATCGACGCGATCATGTCGTCGATGGCGATTACCGCGAAGCGCGAGCAGCAGATTCTGTTTTCGTCGAAGCTGTTCCAGTTCAAGTCGCGGCTGGTCGCGAAGCAGGGCTCGGGGCTGAACGGCAGCGCGCCCGCGACGCTGGCCGGCAAGCAGATCGGCGTTCAAACGGGCACGCAGTTCGAGTCGTTCGCGCAGTCGCACTGGGCGCCAGCCGGCGTGCACGTGGTCGCATACAAAGGCCAGGACGAAGTATTCAGCGATCTGGTCAACGGACGGCTGGACGGCGCGCTGCTCGGCACAGTCGAAGCCGACTACGGCTTCCTGCGCACGGCGCAAGGCAAGGGCTATTCATTCGTCGGCGAGCCGCTCGACATGGGCGATCGCGGTGTCGGCATCGGGCTGCGCAAGGACGAAACGGCGTTGCAGGCGTCGATCAATACGGCTATCGCCTCGATGCGCAAAGACGGCACCTACGCGCAGATCGCGCACAAGTATTTCGACTTCGATCCGTACGGTAACTGATCGGCTTATCTGATCGCGTTACCCATTTCGAACGACATCCAGAAGAGTCACATGAACAGGCAATCGATTCCGCTTCTCTCGCCCGCGGTCGGCACATCGCGCGAAGTCGTCGCGTTTCATTTCGGACCGCAAAACAGCGGGCAGAAGATCTATATCCAGGCATCGCTGCACGCCGACGAAACGCCCGCGATGCTGACGACGGTGCTGCTCAAGCGCCGTCTCGTCGAGCTTGAAGCGCAAGGCTTGCTGAACGTTGAAATTGTGCTCGTGCCTGTGGCAAATCCCGTCGGCCTCGCGCAGAACGTGCTTGGCCAGTTCCTCGGACGCTTCGAGGCGGGCAGCGGCAAAAACTTCAACCGGCATTTCATGCAGTTCACCCGGCTGCTGGATCGAGCGAAGGATCGTCTCGGCACCGACGCGCAGGAGAACCGCAAGCTGATCCGCGATCTGGTGCGCGAACAGATCGAAGCGCAAAAGCCGCTCACCGAATACGAATCGCTGCAACTCGCGTTGCTGAAGCTTTCTCATGACGCGGACGTCGTGATCGATCTGCATTGTTCGCTCGAAGCCGTGATGCACGTGTACACGAGCGAAGCGGGCTGGCCGGAAGTCGAGCCGCTCGCGCGCTATTTGCGCTCCGAAGCGTCGTTGCTCGCGACGGATTCGGGCGGTCAGGCGTTCGACGAGACACATAGCCTGTTGTGGTGGCACCTGCAGCAGAATATGCCCGCAGGCAAGCCGGTGCCGACGGGCACGGTCGCCGTGACGATCGAATGCCGCGGACAGCGCGACGTCTCGTACGAAGTCGCGCAGCAGGACGCCGATGCGCTCGTCGACTACCTGATTTATCGCAAGGCGATTGGAGGCAGCGCGCAGCCGCTGCCGGAACTGCCGACGCCTGCGACGCCGCTCGCGGGCAGCGAACAGTTCTATGCGCCCGTCAGCGGCATCCTCGTGCATCGCGTGAAGATCGGCGACTGGATTCGTGCGGGCGATGCACTGTTCGATATCGTCGATCCGTTGACGGATGAAACGACGACGATCACCAGCAACACCGAAGGCGTGCTCTACATGCGGCGCGCGATTCGTTTCGTGACGGCAGGCGCGCCGTTGGGTCGCGTGACGGGCACGAAGCCGATTCGCGCCGGCGTGCTGCTGGGCGCGTGATGTGACGTTAGCCGGCCAAGGGGGCGAGTTTAGGCGCATAAACTCTGCGGAGGGGTACCGCTCGCGCGGTTGTACACGCGCGCCTCGCGCACGCGGTTTAGGCGCATAAACTTCCCCGAGCGGAACCACCGAGCCACCGAGCCGACCAGCGCAGCGGCGCAAACAGACTTCGCGCCGCCAGCCGTATCACTACATCAAGCCACGTTGAACCGCGCAGCCGGTGTGCTGCGCGACAGGTTCGGTCCGAGGGCGGCACGCGCCGACTCGAATGTTTGCCAGTCGGCATAATCGGGCAGCGACGGAATCGTCGCGAGTTCGCCCTGGTCGAAACCGACGAGCGACGCGTCAACCATCTGTTCCGCCGACATCACGATGCCGCGCTCTTCGACGACTTCGATGGGCACGCCCGCTGCGTCCCAGAACTCCGTACGCGTCGCGCCCGGCAGCACGGCCTGCACCTTCACGCCCTTGCTCGCCAGCTCGTGATGCAGTGACTGCGTAAACGCCAGTACGAAGGCCTTTGTGCCGCCATAGACGCCATTCAGGATTTCCGGCGCAATCGCGACAATCGACGCGATGTTGATGATGTTGCCGCTAGCGCGCGCGACGAAGCCGGGAGCGATCGCATACGTGAGCCGCGTGAGCGCGACCACGTTCAGCTTGATCATCGACTCCATCTTGTCGACGTTCGAATCCAGCAGCGGCGAGGCGGCGCCGATGCCCGCGTTGTTCACCAGCATCGTGATGCTCGCGTCGGTGCGCAATACGTTTTCCACGCGGCGGATATCTGCGTCGTCGTTCAGGTCGGCGGCGACGATTTCCACCGAGCGGCCCGTTTCGTTCGAAATCCGCGTCGCCAGTTGTTCGAGGCGCGCGCGGTTGCGAGCGACCAGAATCAGATCGTAGCCACGGCGCGCGAGGCGGTCCGCGTAGATCGCCCCGATACCCGACGAGGCGCCCGTCACGACGGCCGTTCCGCGGTTCGCTGCTGCGGAATTGGAAGAGTTCGACATATCAATGCTCCTGAAATGAGTGGCGCAGGTGACTCCGCGTCGTCTGCATGAACGCCAGATTAAGTGCATACTCACACAGCCTCAATGTCGTAGATGCCACTTTTTCGGACATAACCGGAGCCAGGCCATGTTGCGTATCGGAATCGTTCTGTTCCCGGGTTTTCAGGTGATGAATCTCGGCATGACGAGCGTGCTGGAATTCGCCAACCGGGAGATGAGCGAGCCGCTATACGACTTCGTGTTGCTGTCCGAGCGTGGCGGCCCGGTGCCGTGCTCGTCCGGATTCGAGGTGTCGACGCAGCCTTTCGACGACAGCCGCTTCGACACGATTCTGGTTGTCGGCGATAACGACCTGCAGCCGTCGCCGCCATCGCTGATCGAGTTCCTGAAGCATTCGGCGCCGGCGGCGCGACGCGTCGCGGCCGCCTGCACGGGCGCCTTTCATCTGGCGGAAGCGGGTTTGCTCGACGGCCGGCGCGCCACGACGCACTGGTACTACGCGGCGGACATGCGCAAACGTTATCCGGGCGTGAAAGTGGAGGAGGACCGCATCTTCATCATCGACAACGACGTGTGGACGTCGGCGGGCATGACGGCGTGCATCGATCTCGCGCTCGCGTTCGTCGAGAAGGACGCGGGCGTGGAGCTCGCGCGCCACGTCGCGCGCAAGCTCGTCGTGTATCACCGTCGCGCGGGCGGGCAATCGCAGTTTTCGGCGCTGCTGGAACTCGAACCGAAATCCGACCGCATCCAGACGGCGCTGTCGTACGCGCGGCGCAATCTGAATACGCCGCTTTCCGTCGAACAGCTCGCCGACGCCGCGCATCTGAGCCCGCGCCAGTTCACGCGTGC
Encoded proteins:
- a CDS encoding SDR family NAD(P)-dependent oxidoreductase, producing MSNSSNSAAANRGTAVVTGASSGIGAIYADRLARRGYDLILVARNRARLEQLATRISNETGRSVEIVAADLNDDADIRRVENVLRTDASITMLVNNAGIGAASPLLDSNVDKMESMIKLNVVALTRLTYAIAPGFVARASGNIINIASIVAIAPEILNGVYGGTKAFVLAFTQSLHHELASKGVKVQAVLPGATRTEFWDAAGVPIEVVEERGIVMSAEQMVDASLVGFDQGELATIPSLPDYADWQTFESARAALGPNLSRSTPAARFNVA
- the hpaR gene encoding homoprotocatechuate degradation operon regulator HpaR, which gives rise to MHRNLPMLLLRARELMMARFRPLLTAQGLTEQQWRIIRALHENGPLEPRQLCALCTISSPSLAGVLARMEDLGHVTKERFEDDQRRVRVSLTAQSAEVVERMKPLLEAEYQALEKQVGAKVVDDLYVAVDALIRELAASEKTGEEREAE
- a CDS encoding LysR substrate-binding domain-containing protein, with translation MALTISQLRVFTAVAEHGSIRAASRALGIAQSGITQQLQNLEAMLGATLFTRTNRGIALTALGQRMLQRAATILGECARAEHEAQQLRGEYAGQVTFGMTTEPLIDAGAPVLTEFRERFPRVDVHMRTGTSRMMIQWIREGTLDFAVALVAKHTDTTDLSVTKLYPSDPVVVCRRGHPKANAKSLAELADCSWIATRSPNLTDDPQAHRLNDLFKSHRLAPPRIVSTVEGLFESLHLVSESDCLSLEAAVVTKRGPFARVLTTIDVRERAAAQDVCVLQRAAAPLTPAAQELATMIASYTRTVRARNRQA
- a CDS encoding HD domain-containing protein, with protein sequence MSEIIAGIKIPDSKMAREATQLVRDTETDLLYHHSRRVFLFGALTGERKQLKYDPELLYIGAMFHDMGLMEKYSSAHDRFEVDGANAARNFLQGYGIGENDIDMVWDAIALHTTPGIPQYKKPVVALVTAGVEMDVLGLAYDEFSTEDRKLVVAAHPRGESFKENIIDAFANGTKHKPLTTFGNVKADVLALKDPEYKRLNFCSIILGSAWNDSNVQAGVCRNPAHNHA
- a CDS encoding transporter substrate-binding domain-containing protein, with amino-acid sequence MKTPLILLLAALGFASHGAFARDNDTVRLGIDPTYPPMDAKAPDGSLKGFDVDLGNEICKRIHARCEWVELEFSGMIPALQARKIDAIMSSMAITAKREQQILFSSKLFQFKSRLVAKQGSGLNGSAPATLAGKQIGVQTGTQFESFAQSHWAPAGVHVVAYKGQDEVFSDLVNGRLDGALLGTVEADYGFLRTAQGKGYSFVGEPLDMGDRGVGIGLRKDETALQASINTAIASMRKDGTYAQIAHKYFDFDPYGN
- a CDS encoding helix-turn-helix domain-containing protein, whose product is MYVHHQFFHDADAHAAALRGWDQRYDQIGSGAFRSAVKQIELDGVQVFHESANLRVVQRGQLPVNHMTFGIPLAGAGAFSFGGVRIDRGGFVMAQGGTPFEFHSPDDMALIGVVIDSDMLQGVADCAGVDLDDSLFRRTVIDIPNAACTRAGLQLATLIERVLAQPDGFSDLHAQTAVRNQVNEALVDLLAYHVPTSSNRLTYACQADIVRRIHDFVINHPEEPFDIQSLCTQLRVSRRTVQNSFQAVVQTNPLTYVRSLRLAQVRRLLLDTRQADLSVSDAAAQWGFVHLGHFANAYKAQFGELPSHTARRTSRVSVAR
- a CDS encoding succinylglutamate desuccinylase/aspartoacylase family protein yields the protein MNRQSIPLLSPAVGTSREVVAFHFGPQNSGQKIYIQASLHADETPAMLTTVLLKRRLVELEAQGLLNVEIVLVPVANPVGLAQNVLGQFLGRFEAGSGKNFNRHFMQFTRLLDRAKDRLGTDAQENRKLIRDLVREQIEAQKPLTEYESLQLALLKLSHDADVVIDLHCSLEAVMHVYTSEAGWPEVEPLARYLRSEASLLATDSGGQAFDETHSLLWWHLQQNMPAGKPVPTGTVAVTIECRGQRDVSYEVAQQDADALVDYLIYRKAIGGSAQPLPELPTPATPLAGSEQFYAPVSGILVHRVKIGDWIRAGDALFDIVDPLTDETTTITSNTEGVLYMRRAIRFVTAGAPLGRVTGTKPIRAGVLLGA
- a CDS encoding GlxA family transcriptional regulator, which codes for MLRIGIVLFPGFQVMNLGMTSVLEFANREMSEPLYDFVLLSERGGPVPCSSGFEVSTQPFDDSRFDTILVVGDNDLQPSPPSLIEFLKHSAPAARRVAAACTGAFHLAEAGLLDGRRATTHWYYAADMRKRYPGVKVEEDRIFIIDNDVWTSAGMTACIDLALAFVEKDAGVELARHVARKLVVYHRRAGGQSQFSALLELEPKSDRIQTALSYARRNLNTPLSVEQLADAAHLSPRQFTRAFREETGQTPAKAVERLRVEAARLMLETGRHGVDVVARDVGFGDRERMRRAFLRAFGQPPQAVQRMTRGIE